A genomic region of Devosia ginsengisoli contains the following coding sequences:
- a CDS encoding DUF167 family protein: MAGQPYRLGPAGLSLFVRVTPNAGRDAIEGVEIRDDGSCVLRLRVKAVPDKGKANAAVVALLGKALGVPKTAIVVTAGETSRFKTLAISGDASVLAAAVDALG, encoded by the coding sequence GTGGCGGGACAGCCCTATCGGCTCGGCCCTGCGGGGCTGAGCCTGTTTGTCCGCGTCACCCCCAATGCCGGGCGCGATGCCATCGAGGGCGTCGAAATCCGCGATGACGGCAGCTGTGTGCTGCGCCTGCGCGTCAAGGCCGTGCCCGACAAGGGCAAGGCCAATGCGGCGGTCGTGGCGCTGCTGGGCAAGGCGCTGGGCGTGCCGAAAACGGCCATAGTGGTCACGGCGGGCGAGACCAGCCGGTTCAAGACGCTGGCGATCAGCGGCGACGCATCCGTGCTGGCCGCTGCTGTCGATGCGCTCGGCTGA
- a CDS encoding DedA family protein, with the protein MTDWIIQTISDLGYLGIFLVMLAESIFPPIPSELIIPFAGFAAANGQLDFFGVLAAATVGAVVGMLPWYFAGRLFGLDRVRWLADRYGRLLTMNADEIDVAVGFFRRFGPIIVLFGRLMPIVRTLISIPAGLARMPLPVFLLASTTGALIWNTILTLAGYVLHEHYELVEVVLDPLSYIVLAGVVLLYLFRVITWKPAKKPTTPTP; encoded by the coding sequence ATGACCGACTGGATCATCCAGACCATTTCCGATCTGGGCTATCTCGGCATCTTCCTCGTCATGCTGGCGGAATCGATCTTTCCGCCCATTCCGTCCGAACTGATCATCCCCTTTGCCGGCTTTGCCGCCGCCAATGGGCAGCTCGATTTCTTCGGCGTGCTGGCCGCGGCCACCGTCGGCGCTGTGGTGGGCATGCTGCCGTGGTATTTCGCCGGGCGGCTGTTCGGGCTCGACCGGGTGCGCTGGCTGGCCGATCGCTATGGGCGGCTTTTGACCATGAATGCCGACGAGATCGATGTGGCTGTCGGCTTCTTCCGTCGCTTCGGGCCCATCATCGTGCTGTTCGGCCGGCTGATGCCGATCGTCCGCACGCTGATTTCCATTCCGGCCGGGCTTGCCCGCATGCCGTTGCCGGTCTTCCTGCTCGCCTCGACCACAGGGGCGCTGATCTGGAACACGATCCTGACCCTGGCCGGCTATGTCCTGCATGAGCATTACGAGCTGGTCGAGGTCGTGCTTGATCCGCTGAGCTATATCGTGCTGGCCGGCGTGGTGCTGCTCTATCTCTTCCGCGTCATCACCTGGAAGCCGGCCAAGAAACCGACCACGCCGACACCCTGA
- a CDS encoding dihydrofolate reductase family protein — translation MRKLTAGLFYSIDGVAEAPDQFQFDSFDDELGALLGSVMGDVDTVLLGRKGYQEWAGYWPNAGEDMDFGAYINNVAKFVASRTLKQADLAWQNSTLIEGDLEAFVRDLKQQQGGTIAAMGGLSLVSQLTLAGLLDELTLIVHPVIAGKGKRLFEDGTPTTRLELINSQITSKGNAVLTYGKRAD, via the coding sequence ATGCGTAAACTGACTGCAGGCCTGTTCTATTCCATCGATGGCGTGGCCGAGGCCCCGGACCAGTTCCAGTTCGATAGTTTTGACGACGAATTGGGCGCGCTGCTCGGCAGCGTCATGGGTGATGTCGATACGGTGCTGCTGGGCCGCAAGGGCTATCAGGAATGGGCGGGCTACTGGCCCAATGCCGGCGAGGACATGGATTTCGGCGCCTATATCAACAATGTTGCCAAATTCGTCGCCTCGCGCACGCTGAAACAGGCCGATCTCGCCTGGCAGAATTCCACCCTGATCGAGGGCGATCTCGAAGCGTTCGTGCGCGATCTCAAGCAGCAGCAGGGCGGCACGATCGCTGCGATGGGCGGTCTGTCGCTGGTCAGCCAGCTCACGCTGGCCGGGCTGCTGGATGAATTGACCCTCATCGTCCACCCGGTCATTGCCGGCAAGGGCAAGCGCCTGTTCGAAGACGGCACGCCCACCACGCGGCTGGAGCTCATCAACAGCCAGATCACCAGCAAGGGCAATGCCGTGCTGACCTATGGCAAGCGGGCGGATTAA
- a CDS encoding YggT family protein, translated as MIALLQTLSMILTLVWWVFLIMIIMSWLISFNVINTRNQFVAGLWRVVNSITDPILRPIRRVIPPINGLDLSPIIVFVIIFFLQSFIANDLPRMLLS; from the coding sequence ATGATCGCCCTGCTGCAAACCCTGTCGATGATCCTGACCCTGGTCTGGTGGGTCTTCCTCATCATGATCATCATGAGCTGGCTGATCAGCTTCAACGTGATCAATACGCGCAATCAGTTCGTGGCCGGGCTGTGGCGGGTGGTCAATTCCATCACCGATCCGATCCTGCGGCCGATCCGTCGGGTGATTCCGCCGATCAACGGGCTCGACCTGTCGCCGATCATCGTCTTCGTCATCATCTTCTTCCTGCAATCCTTCATCGCCAACGACCTGCCGCGCATGCTGCTGAGCTGA
- the typA gene encoding translational GTPase TypA, whose amino-acid sequence MSLRNIAIIAHVDHGKTTLIDVLLKQSGSFRENERVEERAMDSNDIERERGITILAKVTSLLWKDTRINIVDTPGHADFGGEVERILSMVDGVVLLVDAAEGPMPQTKFVLGKALAQGLRPIVAINKIDKSDERHLEVLEEIFDLFIALDATPEQLDFPVLYGAAKLGWMANEPDGARESLAPLLDKVIEHVPAPKVEEGPFRMLVTTIERNPFLGRILTGRIFSGSVKAGEAIHTLNRDGKIVEKGRVSKVLAFRGLERNPIDVGEAGDIVAIAGLETTTVADTIAVPSVTVPLASKPIDPPTLSVTFRINDGPLAGREGDKVQSRVIRERLMREAEGNVAIKVTPGTDNDSFDVAGRGELQLAVLIENMRREGFELTIGRPKVLYKEENGVKLEPIEEVIIDVDDEHTGAVVQKLTERKGELTDMRPSGVGRTRIRLLVPTRSLIGYQAELLSDTRGTAIFNRLFHEFAPFKGELASRRTGVLISNGTGQSVAFALWNLEDRGPIMIDAGVDIYEGMIIGEHSRENDLEVNALKGKQLTNIRTTSKDEAVRLTTPKKLTLEQSIGYIADDEYVEVTPKSIRLRKMWLDPNDRKRMSRAAKSA is encoded by the coding sequence ATGTCCTTGCGCAATATCGCCATCATCGCCCACGTCGACCACGGCAAGACCACGCTGATCGACGTCCTGCTCAAGCAGTCCGGTTCCTTCCGCGAGAATGAACGCGTCGAAGAGCGCGCCATGGACAGCAATGATATCGAGCGCGAGCGCGGCATCACCATCCTGGCCAAGGTTACCTCCCTGCTGTGGAAGGACACCCGCATCAATATCGTCGATACGCCCGGCCACGCCGACTTTGGCGGTGAAGTCGAGCGCATCCTCTCCATGGTCGATGGCGTGGTTTTGCTGGTCGATGCGGCCGAAGGCCCGATGCCGCAGACCAAGTTCGTGCTCGGCAAGGCGCTGGCCCAGGGCCTGCGCCCCATCGTGGCCATCAACAAGATCGACAAGTCCGACGAGCGGCATCTCGAAGTGCTCGAAGAAATCTTCGACCTGTTCATCGCGCTGGATGCGACCCCCGAACAGCTCGATTTCCCCGTGCTCTACGGCGCGGCCAAGCTGGGCTGGATGGCCAACGAGCCCGATGGCGCTCGCGAAAGCCTGGCGCCGCTGCTCGACAAGGTCATCGAACATGTGCCGGCGCCCAAGGTGGAAGAAGGCCCGTTCCGCATGCTGGTCACCACCATCGAGCGCAACCCCTTCCTCGGCCGCATCCTGACCGGCCGCATCTTCTCCGGCTCGGTCAAGGCGGGCGAAGCCATCCACACGCTCAACCGTGACGGCAAGATTGTCGAAAAGGGCCGCGTCTCCAAGGTCCTGGCCTTCCGCGGCCTCGAGCGCAATCCGATCGATGTCGGCGAAGCCGGCGACATCGTCGCCATTGCCGGTCTCGAAACCACGACCGTGGCCGATACGATCGCCGTGCCCTCGGTTACCGTACCGCTGGCCTCCAAGCCCATCGATCCGCCGACCCTGTCGGTGACCTTCCGCATCAATGATGGCCCGCTGGCCGGTCGCGAAGGCGACAAGGTGCAGTCGCGCGTCATCCGCGAGCGCCTGATGCGCGAAGCCGAAGGCAATGTCGCCATCAAGGTGACGCCGGGCACCGACAATGACAGTTTCGACGTGGCCGGCCGTGGCGAATTGCAGCTGGCCGTGCTGATCGAAAACATGCGCCGCGAGGGGTTCGAGCTGACCATCGGCCGCCCCAAGGTGCTGTACAAGGAAGAAAACGGCGTCAAGCTGGAGCCGATCGAGGAAGTCATCATCGACGTCGATGACGAGCATACCGGCGCCGTGGTGCAGAAGCTGACTGAGCGCAAGGGTGAACTGACCGACATGCGTCCCTCGGGCGTCGGCCGCACCCGTATTCGCCTGCTGGTGCCCACCCGTTCGCTGATCGGCTATCAGGCCGAACTGCTCAGCGATACGCGCGGCACCGCCATCTTCAACCGCCTGTTCCATGAATTCGCCCCGTTCAAGGGCGAGCTGGCCAGCCGCCGCACCGGCGTGCTGATTTCCAATGGCACCGGCCAGTCGGTGGCCTTCGCGCTGTGGAACCTGGAAGATCGCGGCCCGATCATGATCGATGCCGGCGTCGATATCTACGAAGGCATGATCATCGGCGAGCATAGCCGCGAGAACGACCTGGAAGTGAATGCGCTCAAGGGCAAGCAGCTCACCAATATCCGCACCACGTCCAAGGACGAAGCGGTGCGCCTGACCACGCCCAAGAAGCTGACCCTGGAACAGTCGATCGGCTATATCGCCGATGACGAATATGTCGAGGTCACCCCCAAGTCGATCCGCCTGCGCAAGATGTGGCTTGACCCCAATGACCGCAAGCGCATGAGCCGCGCCGCCAAGTCGGCTTAG
- a CDS encoding VOC family protein — protein sequence MSFKPKSASIVFYVSDIARTEKFYNETMGLDLVRMEGAEPFWLSGTLEGGLDLVFFEMDGERGNTPALVFTVEGGGIDDVVAALVAQGVTIVTPVSEAPGGWSADFLDPDGFGLGLWQAEEFPRSLK from the coding sequence ATGAGCTTCAAACCCAAAAGCGCCAGCATCGTCTTCTATGTCAGCGACATCGCCCGCACCGAAAAATTCTACAACGAGACAATGGGTCTCGATCTCGTCCGCATGGAGGGCGCCGAGCCGTTCTGGCTTTCCGGCACGCTGGAGGGCGGACTCGACCTCGTCTTCTTCGAAATGGACGGCGAGCGCGGCAATACGCCGGCTCTGGTCTTTACCGTCGAGGGCGGCGGCATTGACGATGTCGTCGCGGCCCTGGTCGCGCAGGGCGTCACCATCGTCACCCCGGTTTCGGAGGCGCCGGGCGGCTGGAGCGCCGACTTTCTGGACCCGGATGGCTTTGGCCTCGGGCTCTGGCAGGCGGAGGAGTTTCCGCGCTCGCTGAAATAA
- a CDS encoding sodium-translocating pyrophosphatase — translation MTLALWLIVLCGALSIVYGVYTTQQLLAADSGSARMQEISAAVREGASAYLKRQYTTIGIVGVVILIAAFFLLGIYAAIGFLLGAVLSGAAGFIGMNVSVRANVRVAQAAVSSLGKGLDLAFKSGAVTGMLVAGLGLLGVTLYFIVLTQMLGFDPTSRTVIDALVALSFGASLISIFARLGGGIFTKGADVGGDMVGKVEAGIPEDDPRNPATIADNVGDNVGDCAGMAADLFETYVVTIVATMVLAAIILPDAFKLIGMVLPLAIGGACVVTSIIGTYFVKLGADNNIMGALYKGIIATGVLSLVALLPVLWLIFGDMNTVVEASDKTFTPWSLFWCGVAGLVITGLIIVITEYYTGTNRRPVNSIAEASVTGHGTNVIQGLAVSLESTALPAIVIIAGIIVTYNLAGLFGIAFAVATMLALAGIVVALDAFGPVTDNAGGIAEMAGLDKEVRHNTDALDAVGNTTKAVTKGYAIGSAGLGALVLFAAYTQDLIYFSANAVEGSIFFGLGSLSFSLADPYVVVGLLFGGLLPFLFGGMSMTAVGRAAQSVVVEVRRQFKEKPGIMAGTDKPDYGRAVDMLTKAAIKEMIVPSLLPVLSPIVVFFVIFWIAGPGAGFSALGAMLMGVIVTGLFVAISMTAGGGAWDNAKKSFEDGFTDSHGVKHLKGGDAHKASVTGDTVGDPYKDTAGPAVNPMIKITNIVALLLLAVLAHLGA, via the coding sequence ATGACTTTGGCACTCTGGCTGATCGTCCTGTGCGGCGCTCTGTCCATCGTCTATGGCGTTTATACGACCCAGCAATTGCTCGCCGCCGATAGCGGTTCGGCCCGCATGCAGGAAATCTCGGCTGCCGTCCGCGAGGGCGCCTCGGCCTATCTAAAGCGGCAATATACCACGATCGGCATTGTCGGCGTGGTCATCCTGATCGCCGCCTTCTTCCTGCTCGGCATCTATGCCGCCATCGGCTTCCTGCTCGGCGCGGTGCTGAGTGGCGCTGCCGGCTTTATCGGCATGAATGTGTCGGTGCGCGCCAATGTGCGCGTGGCCCAGGCCGCCGTCTCCTCGCTCGGCAAGGGGCTGGACCTGGCCTTCAAGTCGGGCGCGGTTACCGGCATGCTGGTGGCGGGCCTCGGCCTGCTCGGCGTCACGCTCTATTTCATCGTGCTGACCCAGATGCTGGGCTTCGATCCCACCAGCCGCACCGTCATCGATGCGCTGGTCGCCCTCAGCTTCGGCGCCTCGCTGATTTCCATCTTCGCCCGTCTCGGCGGCGGCATCTTCACCAAGGGTGCCGATGTGGGCGGCGACATGGTGGGCAAGGTGGAAGCGGGCATTCCCGAAGACGATCCGCGCAACCCGGCCACCATTGCCGATAATGTGGGCGACAATGTCGGTGACTGCGCCGGCATGGCCGCCGACCTGTTCGAGACCTATGTGGTGACCATCGTCGCCACCATGGTTCTCGCGGCCATCATCCTGCCCGATGCGTTCAAGCTCATCGGCATGGTACTGCCGCTGGCCATTGGCGGCGCCTGCGTCGTGACCTCGATCATCGGCACCTATTTCGTCAAGCTCGGCGCCGACAACAACATCATGGGCGCCCTCTACAAGGGCATCATCGCCACCGGCGTGCTGTCGCTGGTCGCGCTGCTGCCGGTGCTGTGGCTGATCTTCGGCGACATGAACACGGTCGTCGAAGCCAGCGACAAGACCTTCACCCCGTGGAGCCTGTTCTGGTGCGGCGTGGCGGGCCTGGTCATTACCGGCCTGATCATCGTCATCACCGAATACTATACCGGCACCAACCGCCGCCCAGTGAATTCCATTGCCGAAGCCTCGGTTACCGGCCATGGTACCAACGTCATCCAGGGCCTCGCCGTGTCGCTGGAATCGACGGCCCTGCCGGCCATCGTCATCATTGCCGGCATCATCGTCACCTATAACCTGGCGGGCCTGTTCGGCATCGCCTTCGCCGTCGCGACCATGCTGGCTCTGGCCGGTATCGTGGTGGCGCTCGACGCCTTCGGTCCGGTCACCGACAATGCCGGTGGCATTGCCGAAATGGCCGGCCTCGACAAGGAAGTGCGTCACAATACCGACGCGCTCGACGCTGTCGGCAACACCACCAAGGCCGTCACCAAGGGCTATGCCATCGGTTCGGCCGGCCTCGGTGCGCTGGTGCTGTTTGCCGCCTATACGCAGGACCTGATCTACTTCTCGGCCAATGCGGTGGAAGGCTCGATCTTCTTCGGGCTGGGTTCGCTCAGCTTCTCGCTGGCCGATCCCTATGTGGTCGTTGGCCTGCTGTTCGGTGGCCTGCTGCCGTTCCTGTTCGGCGGCATGAGCATGACCGCGGTGGGCCGCGCCGCCCAGTCGGTCGTGGTGGAAGTGCGCCGCCAGTTCAAGGAAAAGCCGGGCATCATGGCCGGCACCGACAAGCCCGACTACGGTCGGGCCGTCGACATGCTGACTAAGGCGGCGATCAAGGAAATGATCGTGCCGAGCCTGCTGCCTGTGCTGTCGCCGATCGTGGTGTTCTTCGTGATCTTCTGGATCGCGGGCCCCGGTGCCGGCTTCTCGGCTTTGGGCGCCATGCTGATGGGCGTCATCGTCACCGGTCTTTTCGTGGCTATCTCCATGACCGCCGGCGGCGGCGCCTGGGACAATGCCAAGAAGAGCTTTGAAGACGGCTTCACCGACAGCCACGGCGTCAAGCACCTCAAGGGCGGCGACGCCCACAAGGCCTCGGTCACCGGCGACACCGTCGGCGACCCCTACAAGGACACGGCCGGCCCGGCCGTCAACCCGATGATCAAGATCACCAACATCGTGGCCTTGTTGCTGCTGGCGGTGCTGGCGCATCTGGGGGCCTAA